In the Theobroma cacao cultivar B97-61/B2 chromosome 1, Criollo_cocoa_genome_V2, whole genome shotgun sequence genome, one interval contains:
- the LOC108661985 gene encoding uncharacterized protein LOC108661985 codes for MSPRREQPPFTRSAGRGRGRFQRRQLGAIEEELTASTIRAAPTAEQTKTPPHPPPPLPLTSIPAMPLEAVQALAAFFTAIAGQAQAGQALPTVPLAAPSVPPSPPPVPPPVLDVSDSKKLKEARQHSCVSFMGESDATVAKEVVRMALRAEKLANENKSLRAELAKRRSLSVSSSQPPNRGKNSSVSGSSRRCRNCGNYHVGPCRGPARCFHCDQLGHIRRDCPQLGRATVAAPSPPAHTDMQRRDSSGLQPRQG; via the coding sequence ATGTCTCCTCGACGCGAACAACCACCTTTCACTAGATCAGCTGGaaggggaagaggtcgtttCCAACGTCGTCAGTTAGGTGCAATAGAGGAGGAATTGACTGCATCcaccattcgggcagcacctaCTGCTGAACAAACCAagactcctccacatcctccacctcctctACCACTTACTAGTATTCCTGCTATGCCTCTTGAGGCAGTTCAGGCATTAGCAGCCTTCTTTACTGCTATTGCTGGCCAGGCTCAGGCTGGTCAAGCTCTTCCTACAGTTCCTCTGGCTGCTCCTTCAGTACCACCATCCCCACCTCCTGTCCCACCACCAGTGCTGGATGTTTCTGATTCTAAGAAGCTTAAAGAGGCTAGGCAACATagttgtgtttcttttatggGTGAGTCGGACGCAACCGTGGCTAAAGAGGTGGTGCGAATGGCTTTAAGAGCCGAGAAGCTTGCGAATGAAAATAAGAGTCTGCGAGCTGAGTTAGCAAAAAGGAGAAGTCTAAGTgtatcttctagtcagccaccAAACAGGGGCAAAAACTCCTCTGTTTCAGGAAGTTCACGtagatgcagaaattgtgggaattatcatGTTGGGCCGTGCAGAGGGCCTGCACGATGTTTTCATTGTGATCAACTGGGTCACATTAGGAGAGATTGTCCACAGTTAGGACGGGCTACGGTAGCTGCtccatctccaccagctcatacggatatgcagaggagagattcctcTGGATTGCAACCGAGACAGggatga